A genomic window from Leptospira broomii serovar Hurstbridge str. 5399 includes:
- a CDS encoding SDR family NAD(P)-dependent oxidoreductase: MAKKIIVVGASSGIGKEIASQLIGQGNKVALFARRDKELKKIVSSFKDLKADQVIIVKHDVTQYSQVSATFTKAIKSLGGLDEIYYASGLMHRIEPEEFSVEKDLEMLEVNLLGCVAWLDLAAKFFQNQKSGKIIGISSIAGDRGRRGNPVYNASKAGMTTYLEALRNRLAVKGIQVVTVRPGMIETPMTAGLSGLLWLITAKEAASVIINKVNAGKEDFYVPARWALVSLIIRSIPSFIFRRLSI; the protein is encoded by the coding sequence ATGGCTAAAAAGATCATCGTCGTCGGGGCGTCTAGCGGCATTGGGAAAGAAATCGCCTCCCAACTTATCGGACAAGGTAACAAAGTGGCCTTGTTTGCTCGACGAGACAAGGAATTGAAAAAAATCGTAAGCTCTTTCAAGGATTTGAAAGCAGATCAAGTTATCATAGTTAAGCACGACGTCACCCAGTATTCGCAAGTTTCGGCGACGTTTACGAAAGCGATTAAATCTCTCGGTGGCCTAGATGAGATTTATTATGCCTCCGGTTTGATGCATAGGATTGAACCTGAAGAATTCTCGGTCGAAAAAGATTTGGAAATGCTGGAAGTAAATCTTCTAGGCTGCGTTGCTTGGTTGGATTTAGCGGCCAAATTTTTTCAAAATCAAAAGTCGGGAAAAATCATCGGAATTTCTTCGATTGCCGGGGATAGGGGACGACGTGGAAATCCAGTCTATAATGCGTCGAAGGCCGGAATGACTACGTATTTAGAAGCTCTTAGAAATCGACTAGCCGTAAAAGGAATTCAAGTCGTAACGGTTCGTCCCGGAATGATAGAAACACCCATGACGGCCGGATTATCCGGGCTTCTCTGGCTAATCACTGCAAAGGAAGCGGCCAGCGTGATCATTAATAAAGTCAACGCGGGAAAGGAAGATTTTTACGTTCCCGCTCGCTGGGCGCTTGTGTCTCTGATCATTCGATCTATTCCTTCGTTTATTTTTCGAAGACTCTCGATATAA
- a CDS encoding efflux RND transporter periplasmic adaptor subunit: protein MKFNLSKKSRFWLTIIVLTGIGSVASLGLNRGQKKNVRPPGKPIVSENGERIEFKENSPGLEIIKTISIGKDGDFVNVEAPARLIATMAPSVSGEGERIVLFESAELNDLYVGYIHSKNSLNRSRKNLARIQDMFKHRVATEKDLVEAETNVDNDAAELAEFEGKLRAVGLNPAILGKSGPKTAWIMCDVPESQLQNLTKGKRVKVKFSSFPDKEWNGIAEALGDNVDPYTRTVKVRIEIMNEGYKLKPGMYAVVKFPEETSGESVVLPFNSIITVEGKNFVFVEESPGEFFRREVILGISSRERVNVLEGLTRGDRVVIEGAILLKGLSFGF, encoded by the coding sequence ATGAAATTTAATTTATCTAAAAAAAGTCGCTTTTGGCTAACTATAATCGTTTTGACTGGAATCGGTTCGGTCGCTTCCTTAGGTCTCAATAGGGGGCAGAAAAAAAATGTTCGTCCGCCAGGAAAACCCATCGTTTCGGAAAACGGCGAACGTATCGAATTCAAGGAAAATAGTCCGGGTTTAGAAATCATCAAAACGATTTCGATAGGTAAGGACGGCGACTTTGTGAATGTGGAAGCGCCTGCTCGCTTGATTGCCACTATGGCTCCATCCGTTTCCGGAGAGGGGGAGCGAATCGTTTTGTTCGAATCCGCAGAATTAAACGATCTCTACGTAGGTTATATCCATTCGAAGAACAGCCTAAACCGCTCCCGGAAGAATCTCGCCAGGATTCAGGATATGTTTAAGCACAGGGTTGCGACGGAAAAGGATTTGGTGGAAGCCGAGACGAACGTGGACAATGACGCCGCTGAACTTGCGGAATTCGAGGGAAAATTAAGAGCAGTCGGTTTAAACCCGGCAATCCTCGGAAAGTCCGGACCTAAAACTGCATGGATTATGTGCGATGTTCCCGAGTCTCAACTACAGAATCTAACGAAAGGGAAAAGGGTAAAAGTAAAGTTTTCTTCCTTTCCGGACAAAGAATGGAACGGTATCGCGGAAGCTTTGGGAGATAACGTAGATCCATATACTCGAACCGTAAAAGTGCGGATCGAGATTATGAACGAAGGCTATAAATTAAAACCTGGAATGTATGCCGTCGTCAAATTCCCTGAGGAAACTAGCGGAGAGTCGGTCGTTTTACCGTTCAATTCGATCATTACGGTAGAAGGCAAAAATTTTGTTTTCGTTGAGGAATCGCCAGGCGAATTCTTTCGCAGGGAAGTTATCTTAGGTATATCCAGCCGAGAAAGAGTGAATGTTTTAGAGGGACTTACGCGAGGTGATCGAGTCGTCATAGAAGGCGCGATTCTTTTAAAAGGATTGAGTTTCGGATTCTAA
- a CDS encoding arginyltransferase — MNLRYLRFLESIGVSPSSECSYYPGRQSKVKGFLLSTPPDALVLDFLLASGFRRSGNSYYRTACENCSHCLSYRLPLQKFTISKNLKKLLKKNSDLTVNVSGPEITSEKIELYIKYQKSRHPGSYGSTDLELHETKVAQMYSGSENSIELQIRREEILLGWILLDRGKLCVSAVYSIFDSEYQDRSLGKFLIGKSILWAKENGYRDYHLGLFLPGHKKMNYKGNWKPAEILDQETGEWIESEKFLKEYFSKVGVDGSRL, encoded by the coding sequence ATGAATCTAAGATATCTACGTTTTCTGGAATCGATCGGCGTATCACCTTCAAGCGAATGTTCATATTACCCTGGAAGACAATCGAAGGTTAAGGGGTTTCTTCTGTCCACTCCACCGGACGCGTTGGTCTTGGACTTTTTACTCGCTTCCGGTTTTAGACGTTCCGGGAATTCCTATTACAGGACAGCATGCGAAAATTGCAGTCACTGTTTGAGTTATCGACTTCCCTTGCAAAAATTTACGATTTCCAAAAATCTAAAAAAGCTTCTGAAAAAAAATTCAGACTTAACTGTTAACGTCTCTGGTCCCGAAATTACGTCCGAAAAGATAGAGCTCTATATAAAGTACCAAAAATCCCGTCATCCCGGAAGCTATGGTAGCACGGATTTAGAATTGCATGAGACGAAGGTCGCACAAATGTACAGTGGATCCGAAAATTCGATAGAGTTACAAATTCGAAGAGAGGAAATATTGCTAGGATGGATCCTACTAGATCGAGGTAAGCTTTGCGTGTCTGCCGTCTATTCCATATTTGATTCCGAGTATCAGGACAGAAGTTTGGGAAAATTTTTAATCGGTAAATCGATTCTCTGGGCTAAAGAGAATGGTTACAGGGACTATCATCTGGGCTTATTTCTTCCGGGTCACAAAAAAATGAACTATAAAGGTAATTGGAAACCGGCTGAAATTTTAGATCAAGAAACGGGGGAATGGATCGAATCTGAAAAATTCTTAAAGGAGTACTTTTCTAAGGTAGGAGTAGACGGTAGTCGCTTGTGA
- a CDS encoding FAD-binding oxidoreductase — protein sequence MATALKKKSTRPSPSKKKSDSFNIATFESKLGSSRKIEAWGMNHFSISPVFYPSSDKDFHDVFEYARKTGTKITFRGGGCSYGDAATNQKGLVVDIKDYNRILSFDEKTGVLKAESGVTIKQLWEFGVERGFWPPVVSGTMFPTLGGALSMNIHGKNNFAVGPIGDHILEFTFLTVDGKESVCSPKKNFDLFYSAISGFGMLGAFLTVSIKLKKIYAGKMKVWPVNTSNLQEMYDYFEKEYKNSDYLVGWVDGFGSGKGLGRGQIHKAVHLKPGEDPDFPENCKIEKQILPPTFLGIIPKAWMWILMYPFSNKFGMRFVNLGKWLSGFLNNNKPYMQGHAEYAFLLDYVPNWKYMYKPGAMIQYQSFIPKENAVRGFEELLSAGQRKGIVTWLAVFKKHRPDKFLLTHALDGYSMAMDFPVTKGNKEKLWELAKEMDEIVLKYGGRFYFAKDSTLRPEIVERAFPKKNLDKFRSLKKKLDPKGLLESDLYRRVWR from the coding sequence ATGGCTACTGCTCTTAAAAAAAAATCTACACGACCTTCTCCTAGTAAAAAGAAAAGCGATTCGTTTAATATCGCAACCTTTGAATCGAAGCTCGGATCTTCTCGAAAAATCGAAGCATGGGGAATGAATCATTTCTCCATTAGCCCGGTTTTTTATCCGAGTTCCGACAAGGATTTTCATGATGTCTTCGAGTATGCGCGTAAAACAGGTACGAAAATTACGTTTCGAGGCGGCGGATGCAGTTACGGGGATGCAGCTACTAATCAAAAAGGATTGGTCGTCGATATTAAGGATTATAATCGGATCCTATCTTTCGATGAAAAAACGGGAGTCTTGAAAGCCGAATCCGGAGTAACCATTAAACAACTTTGGGAGTTCGGTGTGGAACGCGGTTTTTGGCCACCCGTTGTCAGTGGTACGATGTTTCCTACCTTGGGTGGGGCACTGTCCATGAACATTCATGGTAAGAATAATTTTGCGGTTGGACCGATCGGAGATCATATTCTAGAATTTACGTTTCTCACTGTCGATGGGAAAGAGAGTGTCTGCAGTCCTAAAAAAAACTTTGATTTATTTTACTCCGCTATCTCAGGCTTCGGAATGTTAGGCGCTTTCCTGACGGTTTCGATTAAATTAAAAAAAATTTATGCGGGAAAAATGAAAGTTTGGCCCGTGAATACTTCTAACTTACAAGAAATGTACGACTATTTTGAAAAGGAGTATAAAAACTCCGATTATTTGGTCGGTTGGGTGGACGGGTTCGGTTCCGGTAAGGGGCTCGGTCGAGGACAAATCCACAAAGCGGTTCATTTGAAACCCGGAGAAGACCCGGATTTCCCGGAGAATTGCAAAATAGAGAAACAAATATTACCTCCGACATTTTTAGGAATAATTCCGAAAGCTTGGATGTGGATATTAATGTACCCGTTTAGCAATAAATTCGGTATGCGCTTCGTTAATTTAGGAAAATGGCTTTCAGGTTTCTTAAACAATAATAAACCGTATATGCAAGGTCATGCAGAATATGCGTTTCTTTTAGACTACGTTCCCAATTGGAAATATATGTACAAGCCTGGGGCGATGATTCAATACCAGAGTTTCATTCCTAAGGAAAACGCAGTCCGTGGATTCGAGGAATTACTTTCTGCGGGTCAGCGAAAAGGGATTGTCACTTGGTTGGCAGTCTTTAAAAAACACCGTCCGGATAAGTTTCTACTCACCCATGCACTGGACGGATATTCGATGGCGATGGACTTTCCGGTTACGAAAGGAAATAAGGAAAAACTGTGGGAATTGGCAAAAGAAATGGATGAGATCGTTTTAAAATACGGTGGACGTTTTTATTTTGCTAAGGACAGTACTCTCCGTCCTGAAATAGTGGAAAGGGCTTTTCCGAAGAAAAATCTCGATAAATTCCGATCCTTAAAGAAGAAGTTAGATCCGAAAGGTTTACTTGAGTCCGATTTGTATAGGAGGGTTTGGCGATAG
- a CDS encoding ribonuclease HI family protein → MRKFTIFCDGASKGNPGPSSIGVAIFEDEEEIHSISERIEDGTNNTAEWAALEAGLIWCLENKASEVKAFLDSELVVKQVKGEYKVKSPHLIEAKRRVISLSSKLDSFKIAHVMREKNKRADKLANLAFSPTTE, encoded by the coding sequence TTGAGAAAATTCACGATCTTCTGCGACGGCGCCTCGAAGGGAAATCCAGGTCCTTCTTCCATCGGTGTCGCAATTTTTGAAGATGAAGAAGAAATTCACTCGATTTCCGAAAGAATCGAAGATGGAACGAATAATACTGCGGAATGGGCCGCTTTAGAGGCCGGGCTAATATGGTGCTTGGAAAACAAAGCGTCCGAAGTGAAGGCATTTTTGGACTCGGAATTAGTGGTCAAGCAAGTAAAGGGTGAATATAAAGTCAAATCCCCTCACTTAATAGAAGCAAAAAGGAGAGTAATATCTTTAAGTTCTAAATTAGACTCTTTCAAAATTGCTCATGTTATGCGGGAAAAAAATAAGAGAGCCGATAAGCTCGCGAATTTAGCATTTTCGCCGACGACTGAATAA
- a CDS encoding efflux RND transporter permease subunit: MIRKLIEGVLNFRISTLIAAGLAVILGIWAWIDIRKEAYSDIADTQVRLIAKFPGKAAVEVEERVTLPIERVLNAIPRVVVRRSRTINGLVVFQFVFEDGTDDYFARMRLLERVRDADIPPEVEPSLGPMSSPVGEIFRYVVESSQNHTAMELRSIQDWIVMPKMLQIPGIADVVTFGGLPKQFHVVTSPDKLVRYKLTINDVIQAIQANNLNTGGNLLLQGEQGFPIRSLGAIREPKHIEDIVVKTVNGVPVYVRDLGTVEISHPIPSGVLGFTIQNDHEGLIDVDSSVQGLVAMRRWGDPNEMGERIRAKVKEINENYLPDGVRLRTTYDRTDLVNYTLRTIGRTLIEGIVVVSLVLIFFIGSVKASLVVVATIPFAMLFAFLLMNLTGIPASLLSLGAIDFGIIVDGAVIMVENIMRRYRDATPAEKQRGILAFTRDSAAEVGTEILFSILIIVLAYLPIFSFERIEGRLFKPMAFTISFAILGALVFAMTVIPVAMSFLYRRYFESANPGPIEWHNPIYGWVEIRYKKLIEYLVERSKKVVTYCFTIVLALLIIGGFKLGTEFLPEMDEGGFNLRIFFPVGISLPESRKFIPKIRQLIYKNEQVNVVLSQLGRNDDGTDPLPPNRLEVLVGLKDYDDWKEKITKQELLLRMRNDLEAGLPGVRVSFSQPIMDNLSEAIMGTIADLAVFVSGNDLKVMRKIGEEVLDIVKDMEGASEYGIEQEADSPQLTIRIDREAAARYGINVSDVQQMIEAAIGMQRISTLYEGPSDIPPKTPARFGIVVRFSKDYRSSQRAIENMPIISPKGERIPLSELAKITLEDGPTMIFRQEGRRTVTVRTNIRGRDQGGFVSELRKKVEAKVKLPEGYQVRYGGQYENLARVGSRLATVIPLTILIIFGVLYLLYRNLKYVYVALACLPLSLVGGIYALLLRGYYFNVSGGVGFISLFGIATMSGVLFVSRTNHLLKDEPDISTKEAVAKAAVIQLRPMLMTMLLALLGLIPATLASGVGSDVQRPLATVIVGGLFSAMLLVLTVLPSLYLILVGERNAPVTGSNVRGNSLALHPEAYVSVYPDEEEEFNRPLKNGGGGVRNGKGTKSKGVLKKGRKS, encoded by the coding sequence ATGATCCGCAAACTAATCGAAGGAGTTCTAAATTTCAGGATATCCACTTTGATTGCGGCCGGATTGGCAGTAATCTTAGGAATTTGGGCTTGGATAGATATTAGAAAAGAAGCATATTCCGATATCGCGGATACGCAAGTACGTCTGATAGCCAAATTTCCCGGGAAAGCCGCGGTCGAAGTTGAAGAACGCGTGACTTTGCCCATCGAGCGTGTATTGAACGCGATTCCAAGGGTTGTGGTTCGTCGTTCGAGAACGATCAATGGATTGGTCGTTTTTCAGTTCGTATTTGAGGATGGGACCGACGATTATTTCGCCCGTATGCGACTCTTGGAGAGGGTGAGGGATGCCGACATTCCTCCTGAAGTCGAACCTTCGCTTGGACCGATGAGTTCTCCTGTCGGCGAAATTTTTCGCTACGTTGTTGAATCCTCTCAGAACCATACTGCGATGGAGCTAAGATCGATCCAAGACTGGATCGTAATGCCTAAGATGCTACAAATTCCCGGGATAGCGGACGTGGTCACCTTCGGCGGTTTACCGAAGCAATTTCACGTTGTAACATCTCCTGACAAATTAGTTCGTTATAAATTGACCATCAACGATGTGATCCAAGCTATTCAAGCGAATAACTTAAATACCGGTGGAAACCTGCTCTTGCAGGGTGAACAAGGATTTCCGATTCGTTCCTTAGGTGCGATTCGGGAACCTAAACATATCGAAGATATCGTCGTTAAGACTGTGAACGGTGTTCCGGTCTATGTTCGCGACCTGGGAACAGTAGAGATTTCGCATCCGATTCCGAGCGGGGTCCTCGGCTTTACGATTCAAAACGACCATGAAGGCTTGATCGATGTTGATTCGTCCGTCCAAGGACTGGTTGCCATGAGGCGTTGGGGAGATCCTAACGAAATGGGAGAACGGATCCGCGCGAAGGTAAAAGAGATCAATGAAAACTATCTACCGGACGGGGTCAGACTGCGGACTACTTATGACAGAACGGATCTCGTGAATTACACTTTACGAACCATCGGGCGGACTCTTATCGAAGGGATCGTTGTAGTAAGTCTTGTCTTGATATTCTTTATCGGAAGCGTCAAAGCTTCTCTTGTAGTAGTTGCAACCATTCCATTCGCCATGCTTTTCGCGTTCTTGCTCATGAATTTAACGGGAATTCCAGCAAGCCTACTCTCGCTGGGAGCAATCGATTTCGGGATCATAGTTGATGGCGCCGTCATCATGGTCGAAAATATCATGAGGCGATATAGGGACGCGACTCCTGCGGAAAAGCAAAGAGGCATACTGGCGTTTACGCGGGATTCTGCGGCGGAAGTCGGCACTGAAATCCTATTCTCCATTTTGATTATCGTCCTTGCCTATCTACCGATTTTCTCTTTTGAAAGAATCGAAGGCCGCTTGTTTAAACCTATGGCATTTACGATTTCCTTCGCGATCCTCGGAGCGCTTGTTTTTGCTATGACTGTGATTCCGGTCGCGATGTCGTTTCTATATAGGAGATACTTCGAATCGGCTAATCCCGGGCCTATCGAATGGCATAATCCGATTTACGGATGGGTAGAGATTCGTTATAAAAAGTTAATCGAATATTTAGTAGAACGTTCCAAAAAAGTCGTTACCTATTGTTTCACAATCGTTCTCGCATTATTGATCATCGGTGGCTTTAAGTTAGGGACGGAATTTTTACCAGAGATGGACGAAGGCGGATTTAATTTAAGGATCTTCTTCCCTGTGGGAATTTCTTTGCCTGAATCACGCAAGTTCATTCCTAAAATACGACAGCTTATTTATAAAAACGAGCAGGTCAACGTAGTATTATCCCAGCTAGGTCGGAACGACGACGGAACCGACCCTCTTCCTCCAAATCGTCTGGAGGTCCTTGTCGGTTTAAAGGATTATGACGATTGGAAGGAGAAAATAACCAAACAAGAACTTCTACTGCGTATGAGAAACGATCTGGAAGCCGGGCTGCCCGGAGTTCGGGTCAGCTTTTCTCAGCCGATCATGGATAATTTATCTGAAGCGATTATGGGAACGATTGCTGACCTTGCGGTATTCGTTTCAGGAAACGATTTGAAAGTAATGCGCAAAATTGGCGAGGAAGTTCTTGATATCGTCAAGGATATGGAAGGGGCTAGCGAATACGGAATTGAACAGGAAGCGGATAGTCCTCAGCTGACGATTCGTATCGATCGAGAAGCCGCCGCCCGTTACGGAATCAATGTAAGCGATGTTCAGCAAATGATCGAAGCGGCGATCGGAATGCAGAGAATAAGTACTCTGTATGAAGGACCTTCGGATATTCCTCCTAAGACTCCTGCTAGATTCGGCATCGTTGTTCGCTTTTCGAAAGATTACAGATCTTCGCAGAGAGCTATCGAAAATATGCCAATCATTTCTCCCAAAGGAGAACGAATTCCTCTTTCAGAGTTGGCGAAAATAACTCTGGAGGACGGCCCCACGATGATTTTCCGCCAGGAAGGTCGGAGGACCGTAACGGTTCGGACCAACATCCGAGGTAGAGATCAGGGCGGTTTCGTAAGCGAATTGAGAAAGAAAGTTGAAGCGAAAGTTAAGCTTCCGGAAGGATATCAGGTTCGGTACGGAGGCCAATATGAGAACCTAGCGCGAGTCGGATCGCGTCTGGCTACGGTTATTCCATTAACGATTTTGATCATTTTCGGAGTTTTATACTTACTTTATAGAAACCTTAAATATGTTTATGTAGCTCTAGCATGTCTTCCACTTTCACTCGTAGGCGGAATTTATGCACTGCTCTTGAGGGGATATTACTTTAACGTATCCGGCGGGGTCGGGTTCATCTCGCTTTTTGGAATCGCGACTATGTCCGGAGTTCTTTTCGTTTCCAGAACGAATCACCTTCTTAAGGATGAGCCTGATATATCCACGAAAGAAGCGGTCGCTAAGGCGGCCGTGATTCAACTTCGACCCATGTTAATGACAATGCTTCTTGCGTTGCTCGGATTGATTCCGGCTACGTTAGCCTCCGGAGTAGGATCGGACGTACAAAGACCGTTAGCTACGGTAATCGTGGGCGGACTCTTTTCCGCTATGTTGCTAGTGTTAACCGTTCTTCCATCATTGTACTTGATTTTAGTCGGTGAAAGAAATGCTCCTGTTACAGGATCGAATGTAAGAGGAAATTCTCTTGCTCTTCATCCGGAAGCCTACGTATCCGTTTATCCCGATGAGGAGGAAGAATTTAATCGTCCTTTAAAGAACGGTGGTGGCGGTGTTCGAAACGGGAAGGGGACTAAATCGAAGGGAGTTCTAAAGAAAGGTCGAAAATCTTAA
- a CDS encoding CCA tRNA nucleotidyltransferase → MKFPAAKELIQRIPSSYMEDLLEIAGTIQSSGGKSYLVGGSVRDLVLGKTPQEYDIAVSLLPEHIQKLFRRVVPTGIKHGTVTVLIKDRSYELTTFRKDEEYKDGRRPEHVSFGVSLSEDLKRRDFTMNALALDILNEELIDEHEGLKDISEKIIRTIGAAHSRFEEDGLRPVRAIRFVSQLGFTIHPETALAIQESKPITAKVSAERIHDEFLKILKANDPSTSLSLLRKFGILELFYGKDLYENSNPVWEEKIKSISELAPVPDRLRISYFLKVTFGSSAIMDPGKRFCKVLRFSNQRTKDSQFLCGILENLLSSENYLSSPNGLRKILLHPVAQYSGKSEIWPLCLELTSFWKAWTGQKAFWIDKTKEVLETNPPLLLSDLALDGTRILEDLPEIPPKKIGEILRSCLDLVLNFPEKNRQGTLLEFVRTTYQLN, encoded by the coding sequence ATGAAATTCCCCGCCGCTAAAGAACTTATCCAAAGGATTCCTTCCTCCTACATGGAAGACCTCCTAGAAATCGCGGGTACCATTCAAAGCTCCGGCGGTAAATCCTATCTTGTGGGAGGATCCGTTAGGGATCTCGTTCTGGGAAAAACACCCCAGGAATATGATATTGCGGTTTCTCTTCTACCTGAACATATTCAAAAATTGTTTAGGAGAGTCGTGCCAACCGGCATTAAGCACGGAACCGTAACCGTATTGATCAAGGATCGATCCTACGAACTCACTACCTTTCGTAAAGATGAAGAATATAAGGACGGTCGACGTCCCGAACACGTTTCGTTCGGCGTCAGTCTAAGCGAAGATTTAAAGAGACGCGACTTTACGATGAATGCGTTGGCGCTCGATATTTTGAACGAAGAACTCATAGACGAGCATGAGGGCCTGAAAGATATCTCGGAAAAAATAATACGGACGATTGGAGCCGCCCACTCCAGATTTGAAGAAGACGGTTTGCGCCCGGTCCGCGCTATTCGATTCGTATCCCAACTCGGCTTTACGATTCATCCGGAAACGGCTTTAGCGATCCAAGAAAGTAAGCCGATCACGGCCAAAGTTTCCGCGGAACGAATTCACGACGAATTCCTAAAGATCCTGAAAGCGAATGACCCAAGCACATCCTTATCGCTTCTACGTAAATTCGGAATCTTGGAACTTTTCTACGGAAAAGATTTATACGAAAATTCGAATCCTGTTTGGGAAGAAAAGATAAAATCGATCTCCGAATTGGCGCCCGTACCGGATCGGTTGCGAATCTCTTACTTTCTGAAAGTAACATTCGGATCGTCGGCAATCATGGATCCCGGAAAGCGGTTTTGCAAAGTGCTCCGTTTTTCCAATCAGAGGACCAAGGATTCCCAATTTCTCTGCGGAATCTTGGAAAACCTGCTCTCCTCGGAGAATTACCTTTCTTCTCCAAATGGACTCAGAAAAATATTATTACATCCGGTTGCACAATATTCGGGAAAGTCGGAAATCTGGCCCTTATGTTTGGAGCTAACATCTTTTTGGAAAGCCTGGACGGGACAGAAGGCATTCTGGATCGATAAAACCAAAGAAGTTTTGGAGACGAATCCTCCCCTTCTGTTAAGCGATCTGGCACTGGACGGCACTAGAATTTTAGAAGACTTACCCGAAATTCCCCCCAAAAAAATCGGAGAAATATTAAGATCCTGTCTGGACTTAGTTTTGAATTTTCCTGAAAAGAACCGACAAGGAACATTACTAGAATTCGTTAGAACGACATATCAGCTAAATTAA
- a CDS encoding outer membrane beta-barrel protein, producing the protein MRTKTISLIASLALMSASSVFAQAKKPAAEAAVAAPAAAEPEPVEQKWYDKVEYSGFVDVYYMYNNNPLQGNSVDTTRAFETNNKNFAINAVSLVVQKVAEKSNPWGFRVDFQNGQNNAFQETPYTTSNQIYNMNMLKQAYVSFYFPVLKGMTLDVGKMATHIGYEVLESMNNPNYSIGAIFQNTIPFIHTGARLTTQFSDKWSGTFYLYNSGQGTGYLAPTTAALTDTTHSPYVEAYTQHKSVGTQLKGQLIENKLAITWNTIYSSDMANGRTDVGQALLANIIQNGDVNAAATAQPGGILPTAPRNRYNKDYWFMNHAILSITPTDRIQIDLDYTWSQKAGTLSNGGLNQQGYNPNNTVTLGGLAMGQVTSENNKSIYKAYGIFSKFKINESWGVNIRYEYLDDKLNNGALNTFASGAFGTSGINNSVSTYQVATDTAIANAILAASPKLNGILNSTAGLAEINAQGYATAADWVKSKLSDNYKHYNGMNNYGQYRTFTITPVWNFTENLLIKLDMRRDWSLGKQFVDSSGHRRSDQIGFTLGVVAKF; encoded by the coding sequence ATGAGAACAAAAACAATCAGCCTCATTGCTTCCCTGGCCCTGATGAGTGCTTCTTCGGTTTTTGCCCAAGCCAAGAAGCCCGCAGCAGAAGCCGCGGTAGCAGCTCCGGCCGCCGCCGAGCCGGAGCCAGTCGAGCAAAAATGGTACGATAAGGTAGAGTATTCAGGATTCGTGGATGTGTACTATATGTACAACAATAACCCGCTTCAAGGAAACTCTGTAGATACGACCCGCGCTTTCGAAACGAACAACAAAAACTTTGCGATCAACGCAGTGTCCTTGGTTGTTCAGAAGGTTGCGGAGAAATCAAATCCTTGGGGATTCCGGGTAGACTTCCAGAACGGACAAAACAACGCGTTCCAGGAAACACCTTACACCACCTCAAACCAAATTTACAATATGAACATGCTAAAGCAGGCATATGTAAGCTTTTATTTCCCGGTCTTAAAGGGGATGACATTGGATGTGGGAAAGATGGCAACGCATATCGGCTACGAGGTTCTCGAGTCGATGAACAACCCCAACTACTCGATAGGGGCCATCTTCCAGAATACAATCCCTTTCATTCACACCGGTGCCCGTTTAACCACTCAGTTTAGCGATAAATGGTCTGGAACCTTTTATCTCTATAACAGTGGACAGGGAACCGGTTACCTTGCTCCAACCACGGCGGCTTTGACTGACACCACTCACAGCCCGTATGTTGAAGCATACACTCAGCACAAATCAGTAGGTACTCAGTTAAAAGGCCAATTGATCGAAAATAAACTCGCGATCACCTGGAATACGATCTACTCTTCGGATATGGCAAACGGACGTACCGATGTAGGTCAAGCCCTGCTCGCTAACATTATCCAAAACGGTGACGTTAACGCGGCCGCAACTGCCCAGCCTGGCGGTATTCTTCCGACGGCACCGCGTAATCGATATAACAAAGACTATTGGTTCATGAACCATGCGATCTTATCGATTACACCTACCGACAGAATTCAGATCGACTTGGATTATACTTGGAGCCAGAAAGCGGGAACTCTATCTAACGGTGGATTGAACCAACAAGGTTATAACCCGAACAATACGGTGACTCTCGGCGGACTCGCAATGGGTCAGGTGACGAGCGAAAACAACAAGAGTATCTACAAAGCTTACGGTATTTTTTCCAAATTCAAAATCAACGAATCTTGGGGAGTCAATATTCGTTACGAGTATTTGGACGATAAGCTAAACAACGGTGCGTTAAATACGTTCGCTTCCGGCGCATTCGGTACGTCTGGGATAAATAATTCCGTCAGTACCTACCAAGTGGCTACCGATACGGCAATTGCAAACGCGATTCTTGCAGCAAGTCCCAAGCTAAACGGAATCTTGAATAGTACCGCCGGTTTAGCTGAGATCAATGCCCAAGGTTATGCCACTGCAGCAGATTGGGTCAAATCCAAACTGAGCGATAACTATAAGCATTACAACGGAATGAACAACTACGGACAGTACAGAACCTTCACGATAACTCCTGTTTGGAACTTTACTGAAAACCTTCTCATTAAATTGGATATGAGAAGAGACTGGTCCTTAGGTAAACAATTCGTCGACTCTTCCGGTCATAGAAGAAGCGACCAAATCGGGTTTACTCTCGGGGTTGTAGCTAAGTTCTAA